One Stenotrophomonas sp. SAU14A_NAIMI4_5 DNA segment encodes these proteins:
- a CDS encoding I78 family peptidase inhibitor yields the protein MSFQIRARSLSALLLPAVLALSACQAPALDEQDSATAHAQQAAEAAKAPADEAGKATEAPPAGTCDASQVQSLVGQAYTDALGKQAQEDAAASQVRVLKPNDVATMEFLGDRLNIEVDAKGLVSGARCG from the coding sequence ATGTCGTTCCAGATCCGCGCCCGTTCGCTCTCCGCCCTGCTGCTGCCGGCCGTGCTGGCGTTGTCCGCCTGCCAGGCCCCAGCGCTGGACGAGCAGGATTCGGCCACCGCCCACGCCCAGCAGGCCGCCGAAGCCGCCAAGGCGCCGGCCGATGAAGCCGGCAAGGCCACCGAAGCACCGCCGGCCGGCACCTGCGATGCCAGCCAAGTGCAGAGTCTGGTCGGCCAGGCCTACACCGATGCGCTGGGCAAGCAGGCCCAGGAAGATGCCGCCGCCAGCCAGGTGCGCGTGCTCAAGCCCAATGATGTGGCCACGATGGAGTTCCTGGGCGATCGCCTGAACATCGAGGTGGACGCAAAGGGCCTGGTCAGCGGCGCCCGCTGCGGCTGA
- a CDS encoding DNA topoisomerase IB: protein MPTTPTPEQQAARAAGLRYVDDTQPGISRRRAGKGFAYRDADGHAVRDASTLQRIRALAIPPAYNAVWICAHANGHLQATGRDARGRKQYRYHAEWAAMRDSGKFDRTIAFGEALPALRRRLSRDLKQRGYPREKVLAVVVALLADTLVRVGNETYAKENKSYGLTTLRNRHLDLLRGGRVRMRFRGKSGQLHEVTVGDRRLGTLVRGVQQLPGQALFQYRDDDGVVQPVDSGAVNDYLREVMGEDFTAKDFRTWGGTLAAVQTFAATELPEPSSQRALAKAQREVVCQVAARLGNTPAVCRKAYIDPCVFAGWERGELTALAGLRGPRQWEQATLKVLRRARRLAKRSGATAA from the coding sequence ATGCCCACGACCCCCACCCCCGAACAACAGGCCGCACGCGCGGCGGGCCTGCGTTATGTCGATGACACCCAGCCCGGCATCAGCCGACGCCGCGCAGGCAAGGGTTTTGCCTACCGCGATGCTGATGGCCATGCGGTGCGCGATGCCTCCACCCTCCAGCGCATCCGCGCGCTGGCCATCCCGCCGGCCTACAACGCCGTATGGATCTGCGCGCACGCCAACGGCCACCTGCAGGCCACCGGCCGCGATGCGCGAGGGCGCAAGCAGTACCGCTATCACGCCGAGTGGGCGGCAATGCGTGATTCGGGCAAATTCGACCGCACCATCGCCTTCGGAGAAGCGCTGCCTGCCCTGCGCCGCAGGCTCAGCCGCGACCTCAAGCAGCGTGGTTACCCGCGCGAGAAGGTGCTGGCGGTGGTGGTCGCGCTGCTGGCCGACACCCTGGTGCGGGTGGGCAATGAGACCTATGCCAAGGAAAACAAGTCCTATGGCCTGACCACGCTGCGCAACCGTCACCTCGACCTGCTGCGCGGGGGCCGCGTGCGCATGCGCTTCCGTGGCAAATCCGGGCAGCTGCATGAGGTAACCGTGGGCGACCGCCGGCTTGGCACCCTGGTGCGCGGCGTGCAGCAGCTACCGGGGCAGGCGCTGTTCCAGTACCGCGACGACGACGGTGTCGTGCAGCCGGTCGATTCCGGTGCGGTCAACGATTACCTGCGCGAGGTGATGGGCGAGGACTTCACCGCCAAGGATTTCCGCACCTGGGGCGGCACCCTGGCGGCGGTGCAGACCTTCGCCGCCACCGAGTTGCCGGAGCCGTCCAGCCAGCGAGCGCTGGCCAAGGCGCAGCGCGAGGTGGTGTGCCAGGTGGCCGCACGGCTGGGCAATACCCCGGCGGTCTGCCGCAAGGCCTATATCGACCCGTGCGTGTTTGCCGGCTGGGAGCGTGGCGAACTTACCGCGCTGGCAGGCCTGCGCGGACCGCGGCAGTGGGAGCAGGCGACGTTGAAAGTGCTGCGCCGGGCGCGGCGGCTGGCCAAGCGCAGCGGGGCAACGGCCGCGTAG
- a CDS encoding ATP-binding protein has translation MLLALLAALPVRADDCSGPLRLVHASAPSSVPAGQAGPVHGGIAAMLAALRTAEPTLQVQPVAADLLGEGQLPPGTQAVLGWSRGQLPLAWPASATYLEIPQVIVRRRDAPPILDLGGLRGQTVATPDPASLSPLLQRQAPGALLLPPMAVDTALRLLVASQVDAVVANLVDVERLLREGNDNALQVAAPAGFDDALVLATTPACRHWLGVFDPQLAPLSSVRGIALATPGKPASRSTDIAMPPWLRGLAAALLALLGLGLVHALGYWRLHREAQRRRALQQRLQEVSAGLPAVVYRTRRSATGEYSVLYLTGDVQALFGMSVDTARVEHWRLLAAVHPDDRGPVMAHVDAAALVRGPIDVTFRARGRMGWRWVRSHGRPVASSDGDGSSVEWTGYWMDVTEAQMRAATLNDARREAEQAVVAKAHFLASMSQEIGAPMNTLMGMLDGLAGTPLDARQRQLLATLDEAAVMLRQILDEVLDSERQRGGGRPSQAVPTDLAALLRGVQRLLAPLAASKGLHLHCVLDPALQAGSLVDGLRLRQILFNLAGNALKFTAHGGVELRLQVLRQAAAGQHLRLQVADTGVGISPARQRAVFAPYTQAEASTTRRFGGSGLGLAICRELAAALGGELQLHSVPDEGTTVSLDLYLPACDAPPASAPQAVQAPTAAGSVRQ, from the coding sequence GTGCTGCTGGCCCTGCTGGCGGCGCTGCCGGTGCGCGCCGATGATTGCAGCGGCCCGCTGCGGCTGGTGCATGCTTCGGCACCGTCGTCGGTGCCCGCCGGCCAGGCCGGGCCGGTGCATGGGGGCATCGCCGCGATGCTGGCCGCGCTGCGCACTGCAGAGCCGACGCTGCAGGTGCAGCCGGTGGCCGCCGATCTGCTCGGCGAGGGCCAGCTGCCGCCCGGCACGCAGGCCGTGCTGGGCTGGTCGCGTGGGCAGCTGCCTCTGGCGTGGCCGGCCAGCGCCACCTACCTCGAGATACCGCAGGTGATCGTGCGCCGCCGCGATGCCCCGCCCATCCTCGACCTGGGCGGCCTGCGCGGGCAGACCGTGGCCACACCCGATCCGGCATCGCTGTCGCCCCTGCTGCAGCGGCAGGCGCCCGGCGCGCTGCTGCTGCCACCGATGGCGGTGGACACCGCCCTGCGCCTGCTGGTGGCCTCGCAGGTGGATGCGGTGGTGGCCAACCTGGTCGACGTCGAGCGCCTGCTGCGGGAGGGCAACGACAACGCGCTGCAGGTCGCCGCGCCGGCCGGCTTCGACGATGCCCTGGTGCTGGCCACGACGCCGGCCTGCCGGCACTGGCTGGGCGTGTTCGATCCTCAGCTGGCACCGCTGTCCAGCGTGCGCGGCATTGCCTTGGCCACACCGGGCAAACCTGCATCGAGGTCGACGGACATAGCGATGCCGCCGTGGCTGCGCGGCCTGGCGGCTGCCTTGCTGGCCCTGCTCGGGCTGGGCCTGGTGCATGCCCTCGGCTACTGGCGGCTGCATCGCGAAGCGCAGCGCCGCCGTGCCCTGCAGCAGCGTCTGCAGGAGGTCAGCGCGGGTCTGCCCGCAGTGGTCTATCGGACCCGGCGCAGCGCCACGGGTGAGTACAGCGTGCTCTACCTGACCGGCGACGTGCAGGCGCTGTTCGGCATGAGCGTGGACACCGCGCGCGTCGAGCACTGGCGGCTGCTGGCGGCCGTACACCCGGACGACCGCGGTCCGGTGATGGCCCATGTCGATGCGGCGGCGCTGGTGCGCGGGCCGATCGACGTCACCTTCCGCGCCCGCGGGCGGATGGGCTGGCGCTGGGTGCGTTCCCACGGGCGGCCGGTGGCCAGCAGCGACGGCGATGGCAGCAGCGTCGAATGGACAGGCTATTGGATGGACGTGACCGAGGCGCAGATGCGTGCGGCCACCTTGAACGACGCACGGCGCGAAGCCGAGCAGGCGGTGGTGGCCAAGGCCCACTTCCTGGCCAGCATGAGCCAGGAGATCGGTGCGCCGATGAACACCCTGATGGGCATGCTCGATGGCCTGGCGGGAACGCCTCTGGACGCGCGCCAGCGCCAGCTGCTGGCCACCCTCGACGAGGCGGCCGTCATGCTGCGGCAGATCCTCGACGAGGTGCTGGACAGCGAGCGGCAGCGCGGTGGCGGCCGGCCCTCCCAGGCGGTGCCGACCGATCTGGCCGCGCTGCTGCGGGGCGTGCAGCGCCTGCTGGCGCCGCTGGCCGCCAGCAAGGGCCTGCACCTGCACTGCGTGCTGGACCCGGCGCTGCAGGCCGGCTCGCTGGTCGACGGCCTGCGCCTGCGGCAGATCCTGTTCAACCTGGCGGGCAACGCGCTCAAGTTCACCGCGCATGGCGGGGTCGAGCTGCGCCTGCAGGTGCTGCGCCAGGCGGCGGCCGGCCAGCATCTGCGGCTGCAGGTGGCCGACACCGGCGTGGGCATCAGCCCGGCGCGGCAGCGGGCGGTGTTCGCGCCTTACACCCAGGCCGAGGCCTCGACCACCCGCCGCTTCGGTGGCAGTGGCCTGGGTCTGGCCATCTGCCGCGAACTGGCCGCCGCGCTCGGCGGCGAACTGCAGCTGCACAGCGTCCCCGACGAGGGCACCACCGTCAGCCTGGACCTGTACCTGCCTGCGTGCGACGCCCCTCCAGCGTCGGCGCCACAGGCCGTACAGGCCCCGACGGCGGCCGGCTCAGTGCGCCAGTAG
- the gltB gene encoding glutamate synthase large subunit has translation MAPRNRQGLYDPRSERDACGFGMVAQLDDQPSRLLVDTAIAALSRMTHRGGVAADGLTGDGCGLLLRRPDAFLKLLASEAGITVGARFAAGLVFLPHDAEAAQACRAQLQAQVEAVGCKVAGWREVPTDDSVCGQLARDTLPRIEQVFVDAGVGQDDGGFALALFLARRRSEQQLREHADYYVTTLSPNAISYKGMVLPDKLSRFFPDLQRRELASSAIVFHQRFSTNTLPRWPLAHPFRMLAHNGEINTIEGNRRWAQARSKVWKTPRFDIAEFDPVISMHGSDSQSLDNMLELMVSGGMELIQALRILVPPATQSLEFKDPDLAAFYEFHGLNSEPWDGPAGIVACDSRYAVCTLDRNGLRPARWMLTADRHFLVASEAGVWEVPTERVVRKGKLGPGEMIAIDLKRGDLLDSEAIDRINRGRAPYKQWLQQGVTYLQTELIDPSLVEEPFDEGTLRSYHKLYQLSSEEVEQVLRPLAETEQEATGSMGDDTPMAVLSQRSRPLYDYFRQAFAQVTNPPIDPLREDCAMSLSTQLGKETNIFHAGPETVNHVILNSPVLSQRKLRQLLKMDQYVQANRLLDLSYSEDEGLRAGIERICAEAEQAAREGMVMLLLSDRYPVAGRPMVHALLATSAIHHHLSHLGLRCDVNLIVETGTARDPHHMACLLGFGATAVYPYLAYQTLFDLGRRGILKLSKGGEQSQIGRRYRKGVYKGLSKIISKMGICTVASYRGAQLFEIIGLEPEVVDLCFPDTASRIGGAGFARLDADARELCAQAWDAQQGVDVGGLLKYVHGGEYHMYNPDVVTTLQRAARSGDPRAWQQYCDAVHARPPSALRDLLELVPAATPVPLDEVAPASELFPRFDTAAISLGALSPEAHEALAIAMNRLGGRSNSGEGGEDPARYGTARRSKIKQVASGRFGVTAEYLVNAEVLQIKVAQGAKPGEGGQLPGHKVNELIARLRYAKPGIGLISPPPHHDIYSIEDLAQLIYDLKQVNPTALVSVKLVSHAGVGTIAAGVVKAGADLITISGHDGGTGASPVSSIRYAGVPWELGVAEAHQALLANDLRGRTLLQTDGGLKTGLDVVKAALLGADSFGFGTAPMIVLGCKYLRICHLNNCATGVATQDDRLRENHFTGQPERVENFFRLLAEEVRGWLSYLGARSLEEIVGRTDLLRQIEAAPRDGVRVDLSRLLADARYEGSHCAAQRLYESPDSLATQMDGLLAPAIEHKQGGEHRFLIHNTDRSIGTRLAGAVARAHGNQGMAEAPLELRFRGSAGQSFGAFNVGGLHLEVEGEANDYVGKGMAGGRLVVRPPRGARFEARSTAIIGNTCLYGATGGELFAAGRAGERFAVRNSGALAVVEGAGDHCCEYMTDGVVLVLGKVGLNFGAGFTGGLAYVLDVDRDFVDRYNHELIDIHRVSAEGFENYRQHLHRLIGRHRELTGSIWAQQIMDEFRDYIGKFWLVKPKAASIESLTETLRRAA, from the coding sequence ATGGCCCCCCGCAACCGCCAAGGGCTTTACGACCCGCGCTCCGAGCGCGATGCCTGTGGATTCGGCATGGTCGCGCAGCTCGACGACCAGCCCTCACGTCTACTGGTCGACACCGCCATCGCCGCGCTTTCGCGCATGACCCACCGTGGTGGCGTCGCCGCCGACGGGCTGACCGGCGATGGCTGCGGCCTGCTGCTGCGCCGCCCCGATGCCTTCCTGAAACTGCTGGCCAGCGAAGCAGGCATCACCGTGGGTGCGCGCTTCGCCGCCGGCTTGGTGTTCCTGCCGCACGATGCCGAGGCGGCGCAGGCCTGCCGCGCGCAGCTGCAGGCGCAGGTGGAAGCGGTCGGCTGCAAGGTTGCCGGCTGGCGCGAAGTGCCCACCGATGACAGCGTCTGCGGCCAGCTGGCCCGCGATACGCTGCCGCGCATCGAACAGGTGTTCGTCGACGCCGGTGTCGGCCAGGACGACGGCGGCTTCGCGCTGGCCCTGTTCCTGGCCCGCCGCCGCAGCGAACAGCAGCTGCGCGAGCATGCCGATTACTACGTCACCACCCTCAGCCCCAACGCGATCAGCTACAAGGGCATGGTGCTGCCGGACAAGCTGAGCCGCTTCTTCCCGGACCTGCAGCGCCGCGAACTGGCTTCCAGCGCCATCGTGTTCCACCAGCGCTTCTCCACCAACACGCTGCCGCGCTGGCCGCTGGCGCACCCGTTCCGCATGCTCGCCCACAACGGCGAGATCAACACCATCGAGGGCAACCGCCGCTGGGCGCAGGCGCGCAGCAAGGTGTGGAAGACCCCGCGCTTCGACATCGCCGAGTTCGATCCGGTCATCTCCATGCACGGCTCGGATTCGCAGAGCCTGGACAACATGCTGGAGCTGATGGTGTCCGGTGGCATGGAACTGATCCAGGCGCTGCGCATCCTGGTGCCGCCGGCGACCCAGTCGCTGGAGTTCAAGGATCCCGACCTGGCCGCGTTCTACGAGTTCCATGGCCTGAACAGCGAGCCGTGGGACGGCCCGGCCGGCATCGTCGCCTGCGACAGCCGCTATGCGGTGTGTACGCTGGACCGCAACGGCCTGCGCCCGGCGCGCTGGATGCTGACCGCCGACCGCCACTTCCTGGTCGCCTCCGAAGCCGGCGTGTGGGAAGTGCCGACCGAGCGCGTGGTGCGCAAAGGCAAGCTCGGCCCGGGCGAGATGATCGCCATCGACCTCAAGCGCGGCGACCTGCTCGATTCGGAAGCCATCGACCGCATCAACCGTGGCCGCGCGCCGTACAAGCAGTGGCTGCAGCAGGGCGTCACCTACCTGCAGACCGAGCTGATCGATCCGTCGCTGGTGGAAGAGCCCTTCGACGAAGGCACCCTGCGCAGCTACCACAAGCTGTACCAGCTCAGCAGCGAGGAAGTGGAGCAGGTGCTGCGGCCGCTGGCCGAGACCGAGCAGGAAGCCACCGGCTCGATGGGTGATGACACGCCGATGGCCGTGCTCAGCCAGCGCAGCCGCCCGCTGTACGACTATTTCCGCCAGGCCTTCGCGCAGGTCACCAACCCGCCGATCGATCCGCTGCGCGAAGACTGCGCGATGTCCCTGTCCACCCAGCTCGGCAAGGAGACCAACATCTTCCATGCCGGCCCGGAGACGGTGAACCACGTCATCCTCAACTCGCCGGTGCTGAGCCAGCGCAAGCTGCGCCAGCTGCTGAAGATGGACCAGTACGTGCAGGCCAACCGCCTGCTCGACCTGTCCTACAGCGAGGACGAAGGCCTGCGCGCCGGCATCGAGCGCATCTGCGCCGAGGCCGAACAAGCTGCCCGCGAGGGCATGGTGATGCTGCTGCTGTCCGACCGCTATCCGGTGGCCGGGCGGCCGATGGTGCATGCCCTGCTGGCCACCAGTGCCATCCACCACCACCTCTCGCACCTGGGCCTGCGCTGCGACGTCAACCTGATCGTCGAGACCGGCACCGCGCGCGACCCGCACCACATGGCCTGCCTGCTCGGCTTCGGCGCCACTGCGGTGTACCCGTACCTGGCCTACCAGACCCTGTTCGACCTGGGCCGCCGCGGCATCCTCAAGCTCAGCAAGGGCGGCGAGCAGTCGCAGATCGGCCGCCGCTACCGCAAGGGCGTGTACAAGGGCCTGTCGAAGATCATCTCGAAGATGGGCATCTGTACCGTGGCCAGCTACCGCGGTGCGCAGCTGTTCGAGATCATCGGCCTGGAACCGGAAGTGGTCGACCTGTGCTTCCCCGATACCGCCTCGCGCATCGGTGGTGCCGGCTTCGCCCGCCTGGATGCCGATGCACGCGAACTCTGCGCGCAGGCCTGGGATGCCCAGCAGGGTGTGGATGTCGGCGGCCTGCTGAAGTACGTGCACGGCGGCGAGTACCACATGTACAACCCGGACGTGGTGACCACCCTGCAGCGCGCGGCGCGCAGCGGTGACCCGCGTGCGTGGCAGCAGTACTGCGATGCCGTGCATGCACGGCCGCCGTCGGCGCTGCGCGACCTGCTGGAACTGGTGCCGGCGGCCACGCCGGTACCGCTGGACGAGGTCGCCCCCGCCAGCGAACTGTTCCCGCGCTTCGACACCGCGGCCATCAGCCTCGGCGCGCTGTCGCCGGAAGCGCATGAAGCGCTGGCCATTGCCATGAACCGCCTCGGCGGCCGCAGCAACTCCGGCGAAGGTGGCGAAGACCCGGCGCGCTACGGCACCGCGCGGCGCAGCAAGATCAAGCAGGTGGCCTCGGGCCGCTTCGGTGTCACCGCCGAATACCTGGTCAATGCCGAAGTGCTGCAGATCAAGGTCGCGCAGGGCGCCAAGCCCGGCGAAGGCGGCCAGCTGCCCGGCCACAAGGTCAACGAACTGATCGCCCGCCTGCGCTATGCCAAGCCGGGCATCGGCCTGATCTCGCCGCCGCCGCACCACGACATCTATTCCATCGAAGACCTGGCCCAGCTGATCTACGACCTCAAGCAGGTCAACCCGACCGCGCTGGTGTCGGTGAAGCTGGTCAGCCATGCCGGCGTGGGCACGATTGCCGCCGGCGTGGTCAAGGCCGGCGCGGACCTGATCACCATTTCCGGCCATGACGGCGGCACCGGCGCTTCGCCGGTCAGCTCCATCCGCTATGCCGGCGTGCCGTGGGAACTGGGCGTGGCCGAAGCGCACCAGGCGCTGCTGGCCAACGACCTGCGCGGGCGCACTCTGCTGCAGACCGACGGCGGCCTGAAGACCGGCCTGGACGTGGTCAAGGCCGCGTTGCTGGGTGCCGACAGCTTCGGCTTCGGCACCGCGCCGATGATCGTGCTGGGCTGCAAGTACCTGCGCATCTGCCACCTCAACAACTGCGCCACCGGCGTGGCCACCCAGGATGACCGCCTGCGCGAGAACCACTTCACCGGCCAGCCCGAGCGCGTGGAGAACTTCTTCCGCCTGCTGGCCGAGGAAGTGCGTGGCTGGCTGTCCTACCTGGGCGCGCGTTCGCTGGAAGAGATCGTCGGCCGCACCGACCTGCTGCGGCAGATCGAGGCCGCGCCGCGCGACGGCGTGCGCGTGGACCTGTCGCGCCTGCTGGCCGATGCCCGTTACGAAGGCAGCCACTGCGCCGCACAGCGCCTGTACGAATCGCCGGACAGCCTGGCCACGCAGATGGACGGCCTGCTGGCGCCGGCCATCGAGCACAAGCAGGGTGGCGAGCACCGCTTCCTGATCCACAACACCGACCGCAGCATCGGCACCCGCCTGGCCGGTGCCGTGGCCCGCGCGCACGGCAACCAGGGCATGGCCGAAGCACCGCTGGAACTGCGCTTCCGCGGCAGTGCCGGGCAGAGCTTCGGCGCGTTCAATGTCGGCGGCCTGCACCTGGAAGTGGAAGGCGAAGCCAACGACTACGTCGGCAAGGGCATGGCCGGCGGCCGCCTGGTGGTGCGTCCGCCGCGCGGCGCGCGCTTCGAGGCCCGCAGCACCGCCATCATCGGCAATACCTGCCTGTACGGCGCCACCGGTGGCGAGCTGTTTGCCGCCGGTCGCGCGGGCGAACGCTTCGCGGTGCGCAATTCCGGCGCACTGGCGGTGGTGGAAGGTGCCGGTGACCACTGCTGCGAGTACATGACCGACGGCGTGGTGCTGGTGCTGGGCAAGGTCGGCCTGAACTTCGGCGCCGGCTTCACCGGTGGCCTGGCCTACGTGCTGGACGTCGATCGCGATTTCGTCGACCGCTACAACCATGAGCTGATCGACATCCACCGCGTATCGGCCGAGGGCTTCGAGAACTACCGTCAGCACCTGCACCGCCTGATCGGCCGCCACCGCGAGCTGACCGGCAGTATCTGGGCGCAGCAGATCATGGATGAGTTCCGCGATTACATCGGCAAGTTCTGGCTGGTCAAACCGAAGGCCGCCAGCATCGAGTCGCTGACTGAAACCCTGCGACGCGCCGCGTAA
- a CDS encoding FAD-dependent oxidoreductase, whose amino-acid sequence MSRKQAFQFLDLPRTMPQRIPVELRTSGDWGELYGKFGKEDAQYQAGRCLDCGNPYCSWKCPVHNAIPQWLQLVQENRIHEAATLCHSTNPLPEVCGRVCPQDRLCEGSCTLEEFGAVTIGAVEKYIVDTALASGWRPDLDAVQPTGQSVAVIGAGPAGLACADRLARAGITAVVYDRYEQIGGLLQFGIPSFKLDKDVIHRRREVLEGMGVQFRLGVEIGRDVSVQQLLDSHDAVFVGTGAYRYTDGGLDGQDLKGVLPALPFLVQNSRIVSGDDPKGRPIAGWEDTIALPDLNGKRVVVLGGGDTGMDCVRSAVRLGAAKVTCAYRRDEANMPGSAREVANAREEGVRFLFNRQPLSIEAGADDEVIGVTVVETRLGEPDANGRQNAVPIEGSESLLEADVVIIAFGFSPTLPAWLSEHGVEGQSNGRIVAGGKDRLPYQTSHPRLFAGGDAVRGADLVVTAVAEGRDAAASIVRLLAH is encoded by the coding sequence ATGAGCCGCAAGCAAGCATTCCAGTTCCTCGATCTGCCCCGGACCATGCCGCAGCGCATCCCGGTCGAACTGCGCACCTCCGGCGACTGGGGTGAGCTGTACGGCAAGTTCGGCAAGGAAGACGCCCAGTACCAGGCCGGCCGCTGCCTGGACTGCGGCAACCCGTACTGCAGCTGGAAGTGCCCGGTGCACAACGCCATTCCGCAGTGGCTGCAGCTGGTGCAGGAAAACCGCATCCACGAAGCCGCCACCCTGTGCCACAGCACCAACCCGCTGCCGGAAGTGTGCGGCCGCGTCTGCCCGCAGGATCGCCTGTGCGAAGGCAGCTGCACGCTGGAGGAATTCGGCGCGGTGACCATCGGTGCGGTGGAGAAGTACATCGTCGATACCGCGCTGGCCAGCGGCTGGCGCCCCGATCTGGACGCGGTGCAGCCCACCGGCCAGAGCGTGGCGGTGATCGGTGCCGGTCCGGCCGGCCTGGCCTGTGCCGACCGCCTGGCGCGCGCCGGCATCACCGCCGTGGTCTACGACCGCTACGAACAGATCGGCGGCCTGCTGCAGTTCGGCATCCCCAGCTTCAAGCTGGACAAGGACGTGATCCACCGCCGCCGCGAGGTGCTGGAGGGCATGGGCGTGCAGTTCCGCCTGGGCGTGGAGATCGGTCGCGATGTCAGCGTGCAGCAGCTGCTGGACAGCCACGATGCGGTGTTCGTCGGCACTGGCGCCTACCGCTACACCGATGGTGGCCTGGACGGCCAGGACCTGAAGGGCGTGCTGCCGGCGCTGCCGTTCCTGGTGCAGAACAGCCGCATCGTCAGCGGCGATGATCCGAAGGGCCGGCCGATTGCCGGCTGGGAAGACACCATCGCCCTGCCCGACCTCAACGGCAAGCGCGTGGTCGTGCTCGGCGGCGGCGACACCGGCATGGACTGCGTGCGCAGCGCGGTGCGCCTGGGCGCAGCCAAGGTGACCTGCGCCTACCGCCGCGACGAGGCGAACATGCCCGGCAGCGCGCGCGAAGTGGCCAATGCGCGCGAGGAGGGCGTGCGTTTCCTGTTCAACCGCCAGCCGCTGTCGATCGAGGCCGGTGCCGATGACGAAGTGATCGGCGTGACCGTGGTCGAGACCCGCCTCGGCGAGCCCGATGCCAATGGCCGCCAGAACGCGGTGCCGATCGAGGGCAGTGAATCGCTGCTGGAAGCGGACGTGGTGATCATCGCGTTCGGTTTCTCGCCGACGCTGCCGGCGTGGCTGTCCGAGCACGGCGTGGAAGGCCAGTCCAATGGCCGCATCGTCGCCGGTGGCAAGGACCGCCTGCCGTACCAGACCTCGCACCCGCGCCTGTTCGCCGGTGGCGATGCGGTGCGCGGCGCGGACCTGGTGGTGACCGCCGTGGCCGAAGGCCGCGACGCCGCCGCCAGCATCGTGCGCCTACTGGCGCACTGA
- a CDS encoding methylglyoxal synthase gives MRIGLAANRLHHHDARAALFRWLRASEPGLRELGVSLHAVGRTHDAIERNGFLSGYAGLHRYPYGRQGGLMKLVAEVVGMGPERTLDGAIYLIDPVDPSSVFPEATALKRQCVIHGKPFISTVATARDWIEIERVHAGLAADAGADDLHAFEGQTLALIAHDAMKPAMLAFADEHFDVLARFGERVATGTTGQRLNELAWSRGWPTDTPWVTRYQSGPMGGDAQIADRVLEGRCQRAIFFEDPHVARQHEADIQLLERAVTTVTDEAVCITAPRVAARWAAAAALRAARS, from the coding sequence ATGCGCATCGGCCTGGCCGCCAACCGCCTGCACCACCATGACGCGCGTGCCGCGCTGTTCCGCTGGCTGCGTGCCAGCGAGCCGGGCCTGCGCGAGCTGGGCGTGTCCCTGCATGCGGTCGGCCGTACCCACGACGCGATCGAGCGCAACGGCTTCCTGTCCGGTTATGCGGGCCTGCATCGCTATCCCTACGGCCGCCAGGGCGGCCTGATGAAGCTGGTGGCCGAAGTGGTCGGCATGGGACCGGAACGCACCCTCGATGGCGCGATCTACCTGATCGATCCGGTCGACCCGTCATCGGTGTTCCCCGAGGCGACCGCGCTCAAGCGTCAGTGCGTGATCCACGGCAAGCCGTTCATTTCGACCGTGGCCACCGCGCGCGACTGGATCGAGATCGAACGCGTCCACGCCGGGTTGGCCGCCGATGCCGGTGCTGATGACCTGCACGCGTTCGAAGGACAGACCCTGGCGCTGATCGCCCACGATGCGATGAAGCCGGCGATGCTGGCCTTCGCCGACGAGCATTTCGATGTGCTGGCCCGCTTCGGCGAGCGCGTGGCCACCGGCACCACCGGCCAGCGCCTCAACGAGCTGGCGTGGAGCCGCGGCTGGCCCACCGATACGCCGTGGGTGACGCGCTACCAGAGCGGCCCGATGGGCGGCGATGCGCAGATTGCCGACCGGGTGTTGGAGGGTCGTTGCCAGCGCGCGATCTTCTTCGAGGATCCGCATGTGGCGCGCCAGCATGAGGCCGATATCCAGCTGCTGGAGCGGGCGGTGACGACGGTGACCGACGAGGCGGTGTGCATTACCGCACCGCGGGTGGCGGCGCGTTGGGCGGCGGCGGCGGCGTTGCGCGCAGCCCGGTCTTGA